A stretch of Thermomicrobiales bacterium DNA encodes these proteins:
- a CDS encoding thiamine pyrophosphate-binding protein: protein MNVSDAIAEILIQSGIEHIFGLPGDTGMDFYDALYRNEGRIQHVLTRDERSASFMADAYARVSGKIGVCEGPSGGGATYIVPGVAEAHGSFLPLICLTSDTPISQEGRGVLTELDQQALFQPITKWAARLTTADTAPDVVRRAVRMATTGRPGAVSISMPADVLKAPVDDDNVYGVPHFGAVPASRSRPDAESVERAADLIRAAKKPVIVAGGGVLISRAWDALTALAEAGSIPVGTSINGKGSIAETNRLSLGVVGGNGARPYANRIVAEADLIILVGTRTDSTTTLNWTLPKRSRDLPVVHIDIDPWQIGNNYRTIAPVIGDAGAALMDLAEALGKQTPSVDRVQWLDGIDASRTAYFDQVAEEARSDSQPIKPQRVIAALKQLLPDETVIVADPGTPTPYLGAQYVLPQAGRWTVIPRAHGGLGYALPAVVGAHYARPQGRTISMMGDGSFGMSVGELETISRLNLPLTLIHFNNGAFGWIKELQHLYHGQRYFSVDFNPVDYAAIARGFGLRSWQVTDPADLQRTLAEALNDGGPTFVDIKSESQLTETPPVHAWLEAVAQGGGDE from the coding sequence GTGAATGTCAGTGACGCGATCGCCGAAATCCTGATACAAAGCGGGATCGAGCATATCTTTGGCCTGCCGGGTGATACGGGCATGGACTTTTACGATGCGCTGTATCGCAATGAGGGCCGCATCCAGCATGTGTTGACTCGCGACGAGCGGTCCGCTTCTTTCATGGCCGATGCATACGCGCGCGTTTCCGGCAAGATCGGCGTTTGCGAGGGCCCGAGCGGCGGCGGCGCGACCTACATCGTGCCCGGCGTTGCCGAAGCGCACGGGTCGTTCTTGCCACTGATCTGCCTGACTTCCGATACACCGATCTCGCAAGAGGGGCGTGGCGTCCTGACCGAGCTCGATCAGCAGGCGCTGTTCCAACCGATCACCAAGTGGGCAGCGCGCCTGACGACGGCTGATACTGCACCAGATGTTGTTCGTCGCGCGGTGCGGATGGCAACGACCGGTCGGCCCGGAGCGGTCTCGATCTCGATGCCGGCCGACGTGTTGAAGGCGCCTGTTGACGATGACAACGTCTACGGCGTGCCGCACTTCGGCGCGGTCCCGGCGAGCCGATCACGGCCCGACGCCGAAAGCGTCGAGCGGGCGGCAGACCTCATCCGCGCTGCAAAGAAGCCGGTCATCGTCGCAGGCGGCGGGGTGCTCATTTCGCGCGCCTGGGATGCGTTGACAGCGCTCGCCGAGGCCGGCTCTATCCCGGTGGGCACATCTATCAATGGTAAGGGTAGCATCGCCGAAACCAATCGTCTGTCGCTCGGTGTTGTCGGTGGCAATGGAGCACGACCGTATGCGAACCGGATCGTGGCCGAGGCGGACCTGATCATCCTCGTGGGCACGCGCACCGATTCGACGACAACGCTCAACTGGACGCTTCCCAAACGATCACGCGATCTGCCGGTCGTTCACATCGATATTGATCCATGGCAGATCGGCAACAACTATCGAACCATTGCTCCTGTCATCGGCGATGCCGGAGCGGCGCTGATGGACCTGGCCGAGGCGCTTGGCAAGCAGACGCCGTCTGTCGATCGAGTGCAATGGCTGGACGGCATCGATGCCTCGCGTACGGCCTACTTCGATCAGGTCGCCGAGGAGGCACGCTCAGATTCGCAGCCGATCAAGCCGCAGCGCGTCATTGCTGCGCTCAAGCAGCTGCTGCCGGACGAAACGGTGATCGTCGCTGATCCAGGAACGCCGACTCCGTATCTCGGTGCGCAGTACGTCCTGCCGCAGGCCGGCCGCTGGACCGTGATCCCACGTGCACACGGTGGCCTGGGCTACGCGCTCCCGGCTGTCGTCGGCGCGCACTACGCCCGACCCCAGGGCCGCACGATCAGCATGATGGGCGATGGTTCATTCGGCATGTCAGTTGGTGAATTGGAGACGATCTCGCGCCTGAATCTGCCGCTGACGCTGATCCATTTCAACAATGGCGCATTTGGCTGGATCAAGGAGCTGCAGCACCTGTATCACGGCCAGCGTTACTTCTCAGTTGACTTCAACCCGGTTGACTACGCCGCGATCGCTCGCGGCTTCGGGCTGCGCTCGTGGCAGGTGACTGACCCGGCAGACCTGCAGCGCACCCTGGCGGAGGCACTCAACGACGGCGGACCCACATTCGTTGACATCAAATCGGAGTCGCAGCTAACCGAAACGCCGCCAGTGCATGCCTGGCTTGAAGCGGTTGCGCAGGGCGGAGGAGATGAATGA
- a CDS encoding DUF4147 domain-containing protein codes for MADSPLRDLIVEMYHAAVERVDAGASVRRVLTLRSDGSLEVNERIVADNDAEIWAIAIGKAGCQMMAAAEEVLGDRLQDGIVVTKQAPEHLALRSTVLLGSHPVPDSESVAAGQRLIEFAQAVPQGAVVLCLISGGGSALVEALRPGISLDTLRDITQELLRGGASIRELNAVRSRLSLLKSGGLLNILSGRSVVNLVVSDVLGNPLTVIASGPTVPPDMHESAEAVVERFGLKIDLPEASERRGVEPLTSCVVADLAAAMEAAADVAREQGLAVHLLGGGIDIEAREAGRMFGSIVAETISGRTSFASPCCIVAGGETVVHVTGDGVGGRNCEAAVAAALRIARLPGCAIGCLATDGDDGVSGAAGGVVDGTTVDDPRSAEQTIAASDTFTWLNKRGAALVTGPTGTNVNDLMIGVIAPEGWTST; via the coding sequence ATGGCCGACTCGCCGCTGCGCGATCTGATTGTTGAGATGTATCACGCTGCCGTCGAACGAGTAGACGCCGGTGCTTCAGTCCGTCGCGTGCTGACACTCCGAAGCGATGGCAGCCTCGAGGTCAACGAGCGGATCGTCGCGGACAATGATGCCGAAATCTGGGCGATCGCCATTGGCAAGGCTGGTTGCCAGATGATGGCCGCTGCAGAGGAGGTCCTCGGCGACCGGTTGCAGGACGGCATCGTTGTCACGAAACAGGCACCGGAGCATCTGGCGCTGCGCTCGACGGTGTTGCTTGGATCACACCCCGTTCCAGACTCGGAATCCGTGGCGGCAGGACAGCGGCTGATCGAGTTCGCGCAGGCAGTTCCGCAGGGTGCTGTTGTGCTGTGCCTCATTTCCGGCGGCGGCTCGGCACTCGTTGAAGCGCTTCGACCGGGCATCAGCCTCGATACCTTGCGCGACATAACGCAAGAACTCCTGCGCGGCGGTGCGTCGATCCGAGAACTCAACGCGGTGCGTTCACGACTGAGCCTTCTGAAGAGCGGCGGGCTGCTCAACATATTGTCCGGCAGGAGCGTCGTCAACCTTGTCGTCTCAGACGTGCTGGGCAATCCCCTGACGGTCATCGCGAGTGGTCCGACCGTCCCTCCTGACATGCACGAAAGCGCTGAGGCCGTTGTTGAGCGGTTTGGTCTGAAGATTGATCTGCCCGAGGCGAGCGAGCGTCGAGGCGTCGAGCCGCTCACGTCGTGCGTCGTTGCCGATCTGGCAGCCGCGATGGAAGCGGCGGCGGATGTTGCACGCGAGCAGGGCCTGGCGGTCCATCTCCTCGGCGGTGGTATCGACATAGAAGCCCGCGAGGCGGGCCGCATGTTCGGCAGCATCGTCGCTGAGACGATCTCAGGACGTACCTCATTCGCGTCGCCGTGCTGCATCGTCGCCGGCGGTGAAACGGTTGTCCACGTGACAGGCGACGGGGTCGGCGGGCGCAATTGCGAGGCGGCGGTTGCTGCCGCGTTGCGAATCGCGAGGCTGCCCGGCTGCGCGATCGGCTGCCTGGCGACTGATGGCGACGACGGCGTGAGCGGCGCGGCCGGCGGAGTCGTCGACGGCACCACGGTCGATGATCCTCGATCAGCCGAGCAGACGATAGCAGCCAGCGACACTTTCACCTGGTTGAACAAACGAGGCGCTGCCCTGGTCACGGGTCCGACGGGAACCAACGTGAACGATCTCATGATCGGCGTCATTGCGCCTGAGGGCTGGACGAGCACCTGA
- a CDS encoding RluA family pseudouridine synthase: MSDSSFVVRLDVPPECAEERVDRFVTDRMPDTSRSFVQRLIEAGDVLVNGETTRPSYKVAAGDKVEVRSPRPEEPAELTPAVVPIAIVYEDDDVMVFDKPAGLVVHPAPGHEHGTLVNVLKWLRPEMITPGAERPGIVHRLDKDTSGLIVVAKNEHARRSLLKQWQQRSVIKEYTALVLGNVPEDEATIDAPIARDPHNRKRMAVVRDGRSAISHFRVIERLPGYTLLDVNIETGRTHQIRVHCAFIKHPVAADTLYGGKSPDLPLERQFLHARRLRFALPGGQPIDVEAALPQDLSDTLALLKQRQ; this comes from the coding sequence ATGAGCGATTCCTCGTTTGTTGTCCGGCTGGATGTGCCACCTGAATGTGCGGAGGAGCGAGTTGATCGCTTCGTGACCGACCGCATGCCGGACACAAGCCGCTCGTTCGTGCAGCGCCTCATAGAGGCGGGTGACGTGCTCGTCAACGGCGAAACAACTCGCCCAAGCTACAAGGTGGCGGCAGGCGACAAAGTGGAAGTGCGCTCGCCGCGGCCTGAAGAGCCTGCGGAGCTGACTCCTGCGGTCGTGCCAATCGCCATCGTCTATGAGGATGATGACGTGATGGTTTTCGACAAGCCGGCCGGTCTCGTTGTGCATCCTGCGCCGGGACATGAGCACGGGACGCTCGTCAATGTCCTCAAGTGGTTGCGACCCGAGATGATCACGCCGGGTGCCGAACGTCCGGGCATCGTTCATCGCCTCGACAAGGACACGTCCGGGCTGATCGTGGTAGCCAAGAATGAGCATGCGCGCCGGTCACTCCTGAAGCAGTGGCAGCAGCGGTCTGTCATCAAGGAATACACGGCGCTCGTCCTCGGCAACGTCCCGGAAGACGAAGCGACGATCGACGCGCCGATTGCCCGTGACCCGCACAACCGCAAGCGCATGGCAGTTGTTCGCGACGGCCGATCTGCCATTTCTCATTTCCGCGTGATCGAACGCCTGCCCGGCTACACGCTGCTGGACGTCAATATCGAGACCGGCAGAACGCACCAGATCCGGGTGCATTGCGCGTTCATCAAGCACCCGGTCGCAGCCGATACGTTGTATGGCGGCAAGTCGCCGGACCTGCCGCTGGAACGCCAGTTCCTGCATGCTCGCAGACTTCGATTCGCGTTACCGGGTGGACAGCCGATTGATGTCGAGGCAGCCCTGCCACAGGATCTCTCCGACACGCTTGCCCTGTTGAAGCAGCGACAGTAA
- the lspA gene encoding signal peptidase II yields MVDSERNGNLRSVVRKRAKSGHAPVRIKECSINSSDSQPHTRAYLKPLVFALTAALSVLALDLLTKRIVLDRLGPDGDRDVFTVIPGVLRFIYVRNTGSAFGLFQGSSEILKILAVVAVSLLGIYYARAAARDPLLAIALGMQIGGAFGNIIDRFRYGHVIDWIDFPRFPTFNVADSAITIGVILLMYCLLFRDPEVRQSPNNAISTSSLAEAPDEQ; encoded by the coding sequence GTGGTAGACTCCGAGCGCAACGGCAACCTCCGGAGCGTCGTACGAAAGCGAGCGAAATCCGGCCATGCGCCGGTCCGCATCAAGGAGTGTTCCATCAACTCGTCCGACTCTCAACCTCATACGCGCGCCTACCTGAAGCCGCTTGTCTTCGCATTGACTGCTGCGCTCAGCGTGCTGGCTCTCGATCTCCTGACGAAGCGCATTGTGCTGGATCGTCTCGGCCCGGATGGCGATCGTGACGTCTTCACCGTCATCCCGGGTGTGCTGCGGTTCATCTACGTTCGCAACACTGGCTCAGCCTTTGGACTGTTTCAGGGCAGTTCCGAGATTCTGAAGATTCTGGCGGTCGTCGCGGTGTCGTTGCTCGGGATCTATTACGCGCGGGCGGCGGCGCGTGATCCGCTGCTGGCGATCGCGCTTGGCATGCAGATTGGCGGCGCGTTCGGGAACATCATCGATCGGTTCAGATACGGGCATGTCATCGACTGGATCGACTTCCCGCGCTTCCCGACGTTCAACGTCGCCGATTCCGCAATCACGATCGGCGTGATTCTGCTGATGTACTGCCTGCTCTTTCGCGATCCTGAGGTTCGCCAGTCGCCGAACAATGCAATTAGCACCAGCAGCCTCGCGGAAGCGCCCGACGAACAATGA
- the murG gene encoding undecaprenyldiphospho-muramoylpentapeptide beta-N-acetylglucosaminyltransferase: MRSESTTGQSANALRLIIAGGGTGGHVSPAVAVAQELQRRRSTEILWIGSGAAVERDAAAAIGATFATVKTGKLRRYLSLQTPLDAMRIPVGVVQAWRLLAKWRDAVVVSTGGFVSVPTVVAARMRGIPTLTHEQTAHIGLATKINARFADVVALSYERSQSLLSSARGRVVVTGNPVRASVLHGDAARAYSAFDLPDDLPLVYITGGAQGARSLNAVVADSLSDLLGYVAILHQAGPLALHNDAATLQQRANTLSLDLRSRYRVVELVGDEIGDVYAAASVVLGRAGAGTVNEVSALGIPAILVPLPGAEEQHQNAQQLVQRGAAIEIFQADLTPERLVNEIRELVTTPGRLTKMRAAACGSDTHDAASRLADEVESLAQAGRD, encoded by the coding sequence TTGCGCTCGGAGTCTACCACCGGCCAGTCCGCCAATGCCCTTCGTTTGATCATTGCAGGCGGTGGGACGGGCGGGCACGTTTCACCAGCGGTCGCAGTCGCCCAGGAGCTGCAACGACGGCGCTCAACTGAAATTCTCTGGATCGGTTCGGGCGCTGCCGTCGAGCGCGATGCAGCCGCCGCAATCGGCGCAACGTTCGCGACCGTGAAAACCGGCAAGCTGCGACGGTACCTCTCGCTGCAGACCCCGCTCGACGCGATGCGCATTCCGGTCGGTGTCGTTCAGGCATGGCGTCTTCTCGCCAAATGGCGTGACGCGGTGGTTGTGTCGACCGGTGGATTCGTCAGCGTGCCAACTGTCGTTGCCGCACGAATGCGCGGCATTCCGACGCTCACGCACGAGCAGACCGCGCACATCGGACTGGCCACGAAGATCAACGCGCGCTTCGCCGACGTTGTTGCCCTGTCCTATGAGCGCTCGCAATCGCTGCTCTCGTCCGCACGGGGTCGCGTCGTCGTCACCGGCAACCCTGTGCGAGCTTCCGTGCTTCACGGCGACGCCGCGCGCGCATACTCAGCGTTCGATCTGCCGGACGACCTGCCGCTGGTCTACATTACCGGCGGTGCCCAGGGCGCGCGTTCACTGAATGCTGTCGTCGCTGACTCGCTGTCTGACCTGCTGGGATATGTCGCAATTCTGCATCAGGCCGGCCCGCTCGCTCTTCACAACGATGCTGCAACATTGCAGCAACGTGCGAACACTCTCTCGCTCGACCTGCGGAGTCGCTACCGTGTTGTCGAGCTTGTCGGTGATGAGATTGGCGATGTCTACGCCGCCGCGAGCGTCGTGCTGGGCCGAGCCGGAGCCGGCACGGTCAATGAGGTCAGCGCGCTCGGTATCCCTGCCATTCTCGTGCCGCTTCCCGGCGCTGAGGAGCAGCATCAGAATGCGCAACAGCTCGTCCAACGCGGCGCAGCCATCGAGATTTTTCAGGCTGACCTGACGCCGGAGCGGCTTGTCAATGAGATACGCGAACTCGTGACCACGCCGGGGCGACTCACGAAGATGCGTGCTGCTGCTTGTGGCTCAGACACGCATGACGCGGCATCTCGCCTCGCGGACGAAGTCGAGTCACTCGCGCAGGCTGGACGAGACTAG
- the radA gene encoding DNA repair protein RadA, with the protein MAKRRTKYVCQQCGLESASYYGRCPDCGAWGSLVETVEAQAPAVGKSGTRRAGPAPAPQPLSAVPSASVSRRPLPMMEFSRVLGGGVVPGSLVLVGGDPGIGKSTLLLQAAADLSANAESVLYVTAEESVQQVKLRAERVGAGVDHLYVLSETNIDDVIAAAERLGPVVVIIDSIQTVFTPDISSAAGSVSQVRECTTRLVAFAKPRDVAVFIVGHVTKEGSIAGPRVLEHMVDAVLYLEGDRFHQYRILRAVKNRFGSTDEVGVFEMVERGMREVRNPSEAFLEERPGNAAGSTVVVTMEGTRPILVEVQGLTSASAFGNARRTANGIDLSRIQMLVAVLSKRVGLSLADQDVFVNVVGGMKLSEPAADLGVAMAIASSYRESRIDPRLVTVGEVGLAGELRSVSQLERRLQEAAKLGFERAVVPAALGRGLVRPPAGLEIIRAATLDEAIDRSLDR; encoded by the coding sequence TTGGCAAAGCGACGCACCAAGTACGTCTGCCAGCAATGTGGACTGGAAAGCGCAAGCTATTACGGCCGTTGCCCTGACTGCGGTGCCTGGGGCTCACTGGTGGAGACAGTCGAGGCGCAGGCTCCAGCAGTCGGTAAGTCCGGCACCCGTCGTGCTGGTCCCGCTCCGGCCCCACAACCATTGTCTGCAGTGCCGAGCGCGAGCGTCAGCCGTCGTCCGCTGCCGATGATGGAATTCTCGCGCGTACTAGGCGGCGGAGTCGTTCCGGGGTCGCTTGTGCTGGTCGGCGGAGACCCTGGAATTGGTAAGTCAACCCTGCTCCTGCAAGCTGCGGCAGACCTGTCGGCAAACGCCGAATCGGTGCTCTATGTCACCGCCGAGGAGTCGGTGCAGCAGGTGAAGCTCCGCGCTGAACGAGTTGGGGCAGGCGTGGATCACCTGTATGTCCTGTCTGAGACGAATATTGACGACGTCATCGCAGCCGCGGAAAGACTCGGTCCGGTTGTCGTCATCATCGACTCGATCCAGACGGTGTTCACTCCGGACATCAGCTCGGCTGCCGGGAGTGTGAGCCAGGTACGGGAGTGCACCACCCGCCTCGTCGCGTTCGCCAAACCGCGTGACGTCGCAGTTTTCATCGTCGGGCACGTGACGAAAGAAGGCTCGATTGCTGGCCCCCGCGTGCTTGAGCACATGGTCGATGCGGTGCTCTATCTGGAAGGCGACCGGTTCCATCAGTACCGCATTCTTCGCGCGGTTAAGAACCGATTCGGCTCGACCGACGAAGTTGGCGTGTTCGAGATGGTCGAGCGCGGCATGCGCGAGGTCCGCAATCCGAGTGAGGCGTTCCTCGAAGAGCGTCCCGGGAATGCGGCCGGCTCGACGGTGGTCGTCACGATGGAAGGCACCCGCCCAATCCTCGTTGAGGTTCAGGGCCTGACAAGCGCAAGCGCGTTTGGTAACGCGCGCCGAACGGCGAACGGCATCGACCTCAGCCGCATCCAGATGCTTGTCGCGGTGCTATCGAAGCGGGTCGGGTTGTCGCTCGCCGATCAGGATGTCTTCGTCAACGTTGTCGGTGGCATGAAACTCAGCGAGCCGGCTGCCGATCTGGGCGTGGCGATGGCGATCGCATCGAGCTATCGAGAGTCGCGAATTGATCCTCGACTCGTGACAGTTGGGGAAGTCGGACTCGCAGGCGAGCTGCGCTCGGTGAGTCAGCTCGAACGGCGACTGCAAGAAGCGGCGAAGCTTGGATTTGAGCGGGCTGTCGTTCCTGCCGCGCTCGGGCGCGGGCTGGTTCGGCCACCCGCAGGACTCGAGATTATTCGCGCTGCGACTCTCGACGAGGCAATCGACCGCAGCCTCGATCGCTAG